In Spirosoma pollinicola, the genomic window CATATTTTTGATTATTTCCTTCGCAATCCCATTTGCCAGGACATGGGCCGGAAATTCAAGATCTCGGTTTCGTCAAGCGAAAAGGATTCGGCTTACGGCTACATGCACGATGTAGGTCTCGTTGCCCGTGTGCAGGATGGCAAACGTGGATTCAAAGTGATGCTGGGCGGTGGGCTTGGCGCACAGCCGTTTTCCGCACAGACAGCTTATGAGTTTCTGGAAGAAGACCGGGTAATTCCGTTTATTGAAGGAGTCATTCGGGTATTCGACCGCTACGGCGAACGCCAGAAACGCCACAAAGCCCGCATGAAGTACCTCCTCAACGACATTGGGCTGGACGAATTACTGCGCCGGGTGGCTGAAGAAACACCTGCCTTAAAAACTAAACTTTTTTCGGTCGACGATTCCCCGTTTTCGGTGAGCGATCAGTATAATGAACGTCCTGAAGTGACTGGCTATCAACTGGATACTGACAATCAAAAACTAGCTAATTGGTTTAAAACCAATGTTTTTGAACAGAAACAGGCCGGTTGGTACGCTGTTCAACTGCGGGTGCTATTAGGCGATATGAACGCAGAAACGGCCCGGTCACTGGCGGAAATTGTTAGCAAATATGCAGCCGATGACATTCGGGTTACGGTCAATCAGGGCTATTTACTTCGGTTTATCCGGCCGGAAGACCTGCCAGCCGTATTCGAAGCCCTCGACGCGTTAGGGTTGGCGAATCCCGGTTTCGACACCACAGCCGACATTACCACATGCCCCGGCACAGACACCTGTAACCTTGCCATTTCGAGCAGTTATGGTATTACCCGGGCGCTTGAAACAATGATGCACGACGAGTTTCCTGATCTGGTCTTCAACGACGACATCAAAATCAAGATCTCGGGATGCATGAACGGCTGTGGTCAGCACTCGGTGGCGAATATCGGCTATCACGGCTCATCGCTTAAGAATGGCGCGTATGTGTTGCCTGCGTTGCAGGTATTACTGGGCGGTGGTTTCAATGGCAAAGGTGAAGGATTGATTGCCGATAAAGTCATTAAAATACCGGCAAAACGCGGTCCTGAGTCCCTCCGCTCTTTACTCCGCGATTTTGAAGCCAACACATTCGATGGCGAATATTACAGCGATTACTACGCCCGGCAGGGAAAAAACTATTTTTATCAACTTCTAAAACCCATCGCCGATCTGAAAACACTGGTCGACAGCGATTACATTGACTGGGACCATACCGAACAGTACGTAACAGAAGTTGGTGTTGGCGAATGCGCCAGCGTGTTGATCGACTTAGTTGCCACCACCTTAACCGAGGCAACCGAAAAACTGGGCTGGGCACAGGAAGCTTTCTCGGATGGTCGCTGGGCCGATGCGCTTTATCACGCTTATAACGTATTCATCACCGGCGCAAGGGCCGCGTTGATGAGCCGCGATATTCCAACCAATACGCAGCACGGTATTGTCAGTGATTTCGACAAAAACTTTGCCACCGGTACGGCAAACAACGAATTCAACTTCCACAAGGCTGAAGGCGATTTCAAAGCACTGGTCTTCAGCATAAACAAACAGGAACCTTCTGAGGCTTTTGCCCAACAGTTCCTGGCACAGGCCGAAATGTTCCTGCAAACCATTCAAGCCTTCCGCGAAGCGCAAATTGAGCGGGAAGGCACCCCCGAATTGCAGGAATTAAGCCAGGCACAGGATAGCTAAAGGTGAAAGAGCGAAAGAGTGAAAGAGCGACAATTAATACGCCATCCACTCATTCGCTCTTTCACTCTTTCACTCTTTCGCTCTTTAAACAATGAAACTCACTCTCGTAGGAGCTGGGCCAGGTGACCCGGATTTAATTACGGTAAAAGGCATTAAGGCGTTGCAACAGGCCGATGTGGTGATGTACGACGCGCTGGTTCATACAGACTTGCTTGATTATTGCCGCCCCGATGCCCTGAAGGTTTACGTTGGAAAACGGCGTGGAGCCTATTCGTGCATGCAGGAAGACATTAACCCCCTCATTGTGCATTATGCGCAACAATACGGCCATGTTGTACGATTGAAAGGGGGTGACTCGTTTGTCTTTGGCCGGGGTTTCGAAGAAATCGAGTTCGCCCGTCAGCACGGGATCGACACGCAGGTGATACCGGGCCTGTCGAGCAGCTATGCCGTACCGGCTTCGGCGGGTATTCCGCTAACGACTCGGGGGGTTTCAGAAAGCTTTTGGGTGATAACGGGAACGACCAAAGCCGGGCAACTGTCGAACGACCTGCATCTGGCAGCCCAATCGACCGCAACGGTGGTAATCCTGATGGGCATGCATAAACTTGCCGACATCATGGCGGTATTCGCCGGTAGTGGTAAATCCGAAACGCCCGTTGCTATTATCCAGAACGGTACGCTGGCCGACCAGCAAAAAGTCGTTGGTCGTGTTCAGGATATTTTAGAGAAAGTCAACGAATCGGGCATTGGTAATCCGGCCATCATCGTCGTGGGTGAGGTAGCGGGGCTTTCATTGACCGAGCTACAGACGATACAATCGGTTAATCAAGTTCCATACTAGAATAGGATGTTTACGCAAACCTGTTCGTGATCATGTATATAAAAGAAGCCCTTTCTGTGTAGTGAGGGCTTCTTTTATATACATGATCTACTATTTCAATACTTAGTTAAATTGACAATTCGGACCTACCAGGCGAAAAAATAGTGAATTTGTGATTTAAGAATTTACTTATTATCAATTATTCATTTTAATTTGATCTATTAAATAAGCACCACTTGGTTACGAGCCTATAACTCAGCAAAAAAGTAAATTTCCTTTCTAAACTTAAACGTATGAGAACCCTTTTTTGCTTCTCACTCCTCTTATTCCTTTTATCCTGTAAACCTACGAACGTAGAGACCATAGCCCCCGAGTATCCAGACTGGTACACTATTCAGTCGCCTATTGATAAGGAACTACAAAGCGTGTGGGGTAATCGCGATAAAACCTTAGTAATAGCCACCTTCTCTGAGGTATTTCGCTCCACCGATCAAGGAAAAAGCTGGAAAAAAGTTCTTCAGCAATCCATCGGCATATTCGGCTTGGTTTCCTATAAGGATACTCTATTTACGCTGAATGGCTTGCTCAATAGCCGTTATCTGGTTAACCCAGGTAATTACAGTATCGATGATGGGAAGAACTGGCAACGGTATACCCGACGAAATCCCGTCTTTGACCCATCAGAAAATGGATCGAAAACTGCGTATTCAATTAACCCGGTCACGACGGCAAATAGCCTACAGTATACCATCAACCAGGTCTTTTTAGATGGCCCCGCTGCTACAACGGGCATCTTTGAAACGCCGGGTGTTATCAGGTCTGATGGTCGACGTATTGACCTTCCTCAGCTTCATCAATTACATAGTCTGTATCTTGATGACCAGGAGCGGCTTTATATTACAGGAACGGATGCAGTTTGTAGTAGCGGCCATTCGGGGCAAAGTTTTTCATTTTGCAACAGCAAAAATGGTCGGGGGGTGGTTTATATATCAAAAAGACCACAGCCTTAGCTTTACAAAACCTGCTTGCTGCGCCTGGATAGATGGTTTATGTTGTACTCGGTGCTAACTCTAAATGTTCGTCTTGGCTGTTTTCCTGCCTGATTTTCCGTAGAATAATAAAGCAAACAAGGCTTCACCCAAAATAGGCGTGGCTATCGCAATCATAATGGCAAATACCGAGGCTACCATAATACTCAATCCCCGTAAAGGTGTGACAGTCGAATCGTCTAAGTCCTGATGGCTTGATTTGGCTTCTTGCATACGTTTGTTAGTTTTCCTGAAAATACTATAAAAAAGTACTGGTTGCGGGGTTAAAAATAAATTAGTTAACCAAACAATACCATCAAAACGCTAGTCGAATAAACGAGTGTAATTAGCCTTTTGCAGGAATTAGTCCATTGGTTCCAGCTATTAATCCTACCTCATTTCCTCACCACCGGAAATTGTGAGATTCGCAGGGTTGTACAACCGTAAGGCACCAGACTTATTTCCTCTTCCTCTTTGGCTGTTTCCAACCCGCTGGTTATGCTGAACGGAATAGGCCCTGTCATGTCATTGTAAAGCTGCCAGGATGGTATGCGCCGGGCTTTGACCCGAATTTCTGAAGGTGCATTGTCCAAATTCCAGGGGAAGGCGTTCACCGTTTCTTTTGTGGTAACTTTCAGGGCTTTTTCCAATTGATTTTCGGGCACGTCGACAAGCCCGTAATTCCAGGGTGTTGTCGGCCGAACTTCAATGTATTGGTCGCCATAGTTTATTGGGTCTTTTTCATTTTTTACCGTTTTTGACTCCTCTCCCATTTTCAGGGCGTAGGTCAGTGGACCACGCTCTATAGAGGTTGAATTTTCATACCATTTGCTGGTCTTTACGTGCATGGGTAAGTGTAACTCAACCACATCGCCGGATTTCCAGACACGGTTTACCGCCACAATCTGATTACCGGCAATTTCTTTCCATGTTTTCCCATTGACCAAAATCGTTGCATGTCGGCACCAGGCCGGAATACGCAAATGCAACGGAAAATTGAGTGCTTTCCCGATGGTAGTAGCCTTCAGCGTAAATTTTACGGTTTCCTCGAAGGGGTAATTGGTTTCTTCCACGAAGGTCACTTCGGTGCCATTTCCTACGTAAGCCTTTACCTCGCTGGGCGAATACACCAGGGCAGCAAGGCCTTTGTCGGGCCGCCCCGGCGTACCGGTAGCATACCAGAGGTTTTGAGTAAACTTCGGCCACCCCTGGTGCATATTCGACGTACAACAGGGATAACCCGTTAGTAAACCCATGCACACATCGGTACCGCCATGATTTTGATCGAAATTTCGAACATGCCGGGTGAGCATCACCTGATTTGCCTGTTGAAAATACTGTCGGCCCATAAAATCGTCGGTAACCTGGGCGGGCAGGGCGTTGAAGGCAATTTTCTCTAACTGGTCGGCATACGCAACGCTTCCGGTTATATTCAGCATACTTTCCAGACTAAACATCATCTCGACAGCACTGCACAATTCGGAACCCTGCGTCGGATTGTTTCCATGTAGAGCCTCATCGCCCCCGTAAAGGCCATGCGCCATACCGTTGAAGTGACGATTGTCGGCAAGTCCCTTATCGACAGCCTGTACGTACTTTTGATCGGGATGTTGCTGGTAATAAATCAGTGGCTCTTTGATACCCTGTGCCAGATTGACACAATGGATACTCCCCTGTTCGCTCAACATGTTCGTTTTCAGAAAGCCGTTCGTATAATCGAAGGTTTGCTTATGGATTAAATCAGCAAGGTCGAGCAGGAATTTATCGCCGGTTTGGTTGTAGAGCCAGTAAACGACCATCAAGTTGTCGCCACCACGATAGCGAGCCCAAAACGTCCAGTGATCGAGCGGGTGTTTTGGGAGTTCTTTTAATTGGTACGCAAAGTAATCGGTCATCAGCCTGATCACCCGCGGGTCGCGCGTTGCGGAGTAGTATTGCTTCAAAATCTTGAGCATGACCATTTTAGGCCACCAATCCTCACAATTGTCCCGTTGCAAGCCTGCTTCCTGTGGGTAATTTTTTAACGGTCCGAAATAGCCGTTGGGTTGCTGGCTGTTGATGGCCCACTCTATCCAGGGCTTGGTTTTTGCAATGAGTTCCTGATCGTCCAGGAGGTAGGCCAAGGGTAAAAGGCCGTCAATCCAGTAGGGCCCCCGCTCCCATTGGTCGCCATCGCCCCCGAGCCAGCCGTTGCGTTTACCCATCACAAGTGGATAAAGTTCGTCAAGCCGTCCGGAAGCACCTGTCTTTTGTCGAAGCAGCATTTCCTTCAACCACCCCTTCGCTTTGATCGCACCTAACGGCAATTCAATGTAGGGATTGGGGCGCAGGGGTTTCCGATTGTTGATGTAGGAGACAACTGGTGAAGGGGTAGCGGTGTTTTTTGGCTGGGCGAAGGTCTGACCCAGAAGCCCCAAAAAAAGCAGTAACGGAAGAGGTAGGCGCATAAATACGTACAGAATTGATAAAAAGGGATGATGAATAATGTAGAATTGTTAAATTCAGACAATCAGTAGTTTATCTTTTTTTATTTCATTCTTCATTATTCATTCTACACTATTAACTATACATTCAAGGCGTGCTCCTGTAAA contains:
- a CDS encoding nitrite/sulfite reductase, yielding MSIQLTDNVSQAARRDILDLEQKISSFRSGDIADEAFRKFRLTRGVYGQRQPGVQMIRIKLPHGRITAAQLVRIADLSDKYATGNLHATTRQDIQLHFVKLADSPQLWAELEDAGITLKEACGNTVRNVTGSARAGVDPLEPFDITPHAYHIFDYFLRNPICQDMGRKFKISVSSSEKDSAYGYMHDVGLVARVQDGKRGFKVMLGGGLGAQPFSAQTAYEFLEEDRVIPFIEGVIRVFDRYGERQKRHKARMKYLLNDIGLDELLRRVAEETPALKTKLFSVDDSPFSVSDQYNERPEVTGYQLDTDNQKLANWFKTNVFEQKQAGWYAVQLRVLLGDMNAETARSLAEIVSKYAADDIRVTVNQGYLLRFIRPEDLPAVFEALDALGLANPGFDTTADITTCPGTDTCNLAISSSYGITRALETMMHDEFPDLVFNDDIKIKISGCMNGCGQHSVANIGYHGSSLKNGAYVLPALQVLLGGGFNGKGEGLIADKVIKIPAKRGPESLRSLLRDFEANTFDGEYYSDYYARQGKNYFYQLLKPIADLKTLVDSDYIDWDHTEQYVTEVGVGECASVLIDLVATTLTEATEKLGWAQEAFSDGRWADALYHAYNVFITGARAALMSRDIPTNTQHGIVSDFDKNFATGTANNEFNFHKAEGDFKALVFSINKQEPSEAFAQQFLAQAEMFLQTIQAFREAQIEREGTPELQELSQAQDS
- a CDS encoding beta-L-arabinofuranosidase domain-containing protein; amino-acid sequence: MRLPLPLLLFLGLLGQTFAQPKNTATPSPVVSYINNRKPLRPNPYIELPLGAIKAKGWLKEMLLRQKTGASGRLDELYPLVMGKRNGWLGGDGDQWERGPYWIDGLLPLAYLLDDQELIAKTKPWIEWAINSQQPNGYFGPLKNYPQEAGLQRDNCEDWWPKMVMLKILKQYYSATRDPRVIRLMTDYFAYQLKELPKHPLDHWTFWARYRGGDNLMVVYWLYNQTGDKFLLDLADLIHKQTFDYTNGFLKTNMLSEQGSIHCVNLAQGIKEPLIYYQQHPDQKYVQAVDKGLADNRHFNGMAHGLYGGDEALHGNNPTQGSELCSAVEMMFSLESMLNITGSVAYADQLEKIAFNALPAQVTDDFMGRQYFQQANQVMLTRHVRNFDQNHGGTDVCMGLLTGYPCCTSNMHQGWPKFTQNLWYATGTPGRPDKGLAALVYSPSEVKAYVGNGTEVTFVEETNYPFEETVKFTLKATTIGKALNFPLHLRIPAWCRHATILVNGKTWKEIAGNQIVAVNRVWKSGDVVELHLPMHVKTSKWYENSTSIERGPLTYALKMGEESKTVKNEKDPINYGDQYIEVRPTTPWNYGLVDVPENQLEKALKVTTKETVNAFPWNLDNAPSEIRVKARRIPSWQLYNDMTGPIPFSITSGLETAKEEEEISLVPYGCTTLRISQFPVVRK
- a CDS encoding beta propeller repeat protein, producing MRTLFCFSLLLFLLSCKPTNVETIAPEYPDWYTIQSPIDKELQSVWGNRDKTLVIATFSEVFRSTDQGKSWKKVLQQSIGIFGLVSYKDTLFTLNGLLNSRYLVNPGNYSIDDGKNWQRYTRRNPVFDPSENGSKTAYSINPVTTANSLQYTINQVFLDGPAATTGIFETPGVIRSDGRRIDLPQLHQLHSLYLDDQERLYITGTDAVCSSGHSGQSFSFCNSKNGRGVVYISKRPQP
- the cobA gene encoding uroporphyrinogen-III C-methyltransferase; translation: MKLTLVGAGPGDPDLITVKGIKALQQADVVMYDALVHTDLLDYCRPDALKVYVGKRRGAYSCMQEDINPLIVHYAQQYGHVVRLKGGDSFVFGRGFEEIEFARQHGIDTQVIPGLSSSYAVPASAGIPLTTRGVSESFWVITGTTKAGQLSNDLHLAAQSTATVVILMGMHKLADIMAVFAGSGKSETPVAIIQNGTLADQQKVVGRVQDILEKVNESGIGNPAIIVVGEVAGLSLTELQTIQSVNQVPY